The proteins below are encoded in one region of Campylobacter rectus:
- a CDS encoding LysE family translocator, with protein sequence MNYPLFFATLLPISLMPGINMTYAMSIGMSLGYVRALPMMSGQLASLAFVAICCMLGVGAVLAHYGFAFKVLNVIAGLYLLYLGAMLFFSKGQLSITKVSRLPSKKQMFLNGAMVCVSNPKAWIFLSALLPTFLDASDPFSLPRMLSITVTLVFIEFCSLSLYALGGAILKKFLQTHLRLLEIFTAVIICGIGVLMMFR encoded by the coding sequence CTGATGCCCGGCATCAACATGACCTACGCGATGAGTATCGGAATGAGCCTAGGCTACGTGCGCGCGCTGCCGATGATGTCGGGACAGCTCGCGTCTCTAGCCTTCGTGGCGATCTGCTGTATGCTCGGAGTGGGCGCTGTTTTGGCGCATTACGGCTTTGCGTTTAAGGTTCTAAACGTCATCGCGGGGCTTTATCTGCTATATCTGGGCGCTATGCTGTTTTTTAGCAAGGGGCAGCTTAGCATCACGAAGGTCTCGCGGCTGCCGAGCAAAAAGCAGATGTTTTTAAACGGAGCTATGGTCTGCGTATCAAATCCCAAGGCGTGGATTTTTCTCTCCGCTTTGCTGCCGACTTTTTTGGACGCGAGCGATCCTTTTAGCCTGCCGCGTATGCTCTCTATCACGGTTACGCTCGTTTTTATCGAGTTTTGCTCGCTTAGCCTCTATGCTCTGGGCGGCGCGATACTAAAGAAATTTTTGCAAACTCACCTGCGCCTTTTGGAGATTTTTACGGCCGTTATCATCTGCGGTATCGGCGTTTTGATGATGTTTAGATAA